One genomic window of Methyloceanibacter sp. wino2 includes the following:
- a CDS encoding radical SAM protein has translation MTIVPIRYVEPVYRPPSEADSLILPVTDGCSWNRCTFCEMYTAPQKRFRPRSEEEVLENIRRCGEELGGGIERVFLADGDALTLSTRRLVTILEAIRRDMPGVRRVSSYCLPRNLRKKSAAELRELAELGLSLVYVGAESGDDEVLARVNKGETFATTREALDKLQEAGIKRSVMILNGLGGEALSRQHALNSAALMNAVQPEYLATLVVSFPQGETRLRENFPDFEPLSVPGLMQEMELLLSELELRQTIFRSDHASNWLILKGTLGADKPRLLQELRAAIAAPEAAPLRPAWARGL, from the coding sequence ATGACCATCGTTCCCATCCGTTACGTCGAACCCGTGTACCGCCCGCCGAGCGAAGCGGATTCGTTGATCCTGCCTGTGACGGACGGCTGTTCCTGGAACCGGTGCACATTCTGCGAAATGTACACCGCCCCGCAGAAGCGCTTCCGTCCCCGCAGCGAGGAGGAGGTGCTCGAAAACATCCGGCGCTGCGGCGAAGAACTTGGCGGCGGCATCGAGCGTGTTTTCCTGGCCGACGGCGATGCGTTGACGCTTTCAACCCGCCGCCTCGTGACCATCCTCGAGGCGATCCGCCGCGACATGCCTGGCGTACGCCGCGTGTCGAGCTATTGCCTGCCGCGCAATTTGCGCAAGAAGTCGGCGGCGGAGCTGCGGGAGCTGGCGGAGCTTGGCCTGTCGCTCGTCTATGTCGGGGCGGAATCCGGAGACGACGAAGTGCTGGCGCGGGTCAACAAGGGGGAAACCTTCGCGACGACGCGCGAGGCGCTCGACAAGTTGCAGGAGGCGGGGATCAAACGCTCGGTGATGATCCTCAACGGGCTCGGTGGCGAAGCGCTGTCACGTCAGCATGCGCTGAACTCGGCGGCGTTGATGAACGCAGTACAGCCCGAGTATCTCGCCACGCTTGTCGTGAGCTTCCCGCAAGGCGAGACGCGGCTGCGCGAAAATTTCCCCGACTTCGAGCCGCTCAGCGTGCCGGGCCTGATGCAGGAAATGGAGCTGTTGCTCTCCGAGCTGGAGCTGAGACAGACCATATTCCGCAGCGACCACGCCTCGAATTGGCTGATCCTGAAAGGGACGCTGGGAGCGGACAAGCCGCGGCTGCTGCAGGAATTGCGGGCGGCCATAGCTGCGCCTGAAGCGGCGCCCTTAAGGCCAGCCTGGGCGCGCGGCCTATAG
- a CDS encoding class I SAM-dependent methyltransferase: MSSNHPTMDTESVRHAYRRWAPVYDYTFGQVADAGRKHAVRMINKRKGRVLEVGVGTGLSLPAYGKHLTITGIDLSPEMLEKAMGKVSKKKLDNVDGLHEMDASALGFADESFDTVVAMYVMTVVPDPVKVMRELERVCAPGGEVILVNHFSQEHGVRGFLERKLAHFADLIGWHAVFEPERVLTCEDLRLVERKPLFPVGLFTMLRFVKEPGFAIGPQAARTFLANGGKAEAPDAPQRKAVSVRRMLDLNYWRSLYRRLQNQLAER; the protein is encoded by the coding sequence TTGTCTTCCAATCATCCGACGATGGATACGGAGTCGGTCCGTCACGCTTACCGCCGCTGGGCGCCGGTTTACGATTACACCTTCGGCCAAGTCGCCGATGCGGGCCGCAAGCACGCGGTGCGGATGATCAATAAGCGCAAGGGCCGCGTGCTCGAGGTCGGCGTGGGCACGGGGCTTTCGCTGCCGGCTTACGGCAAGCACTTGACCATCACCGGCATCGACCTGTCTCCCGAGATGCTGGAGAAGGCGATGGGGAAGGTCTCCAAGAAGAAGCTCGACAACGTGGACGGGCTGCACGAGATGGACGCGAGCGCGCTCGGCTTCGCGGACGAGAGCTTCGACACCGTTGTCGCCATGTATGTGATGACCGTGGTCCCGGACCCGGTCAAAGTCATGCGCGAGCTGGAGCGCGTCTGCGCGCCCGGCGGCGAGGTGATCCTGGTCAACCATTTCAGCCAGGAGCATGGGGTGCGCGGGTTCCTCGAGCGCAAATTGGCGCATTTCGCCGATCTCATCGGCTGGCACGCGGTGTTCGAGCCCGAGCGCGTCCTCACGTGCGAGGATCTGCGCCTGGTGGAGCGCAAGCCGCTCTTTCCGGTCGGGCTTTTCACCATGCTCCGCTTCGTCAAGGAGCCGGGCTTCGCCATTGGCCCGCAGGCCGCGCGGACGTTCCTGGCGAACGGCGGCAAGGCGGAGGCGCCGGACGCGCCGCAGCGCAAGGCCGTGTCGGTACGGAGAATGCTTGACTTGAATTACTGGCGGTCCCTATATCGCCGCCTTCAGAATCAATTGGCCGAGCGCTAG
- a CDS encoding protein-glutamate O-methyltransferase CheR — MRAHEFQRIGEVLRDHSGAVLGENTMAAVAVKLGPVLTEFDFPSMTHLTMALSQPDSGRLRQRVAEAVAVPESYFFRNKDCFAYIGDVMLPQLMERRAGVRRLRIWSAACSTGQEPYSLAMLLAEKGRALDGWSVEIVATDFSQAVLGKAQAGQYSQFEVQRGLPVKLLIKYFEKFGPLWQVKSEIRERVDFRAQNLLHSYAQLGRFDIILCRNVLIYLGADQRTSVLGQLARSLAPDGYLVLGAAETTLGVSTEFQRVSGQLGGVYRLGAGYGAEGVKADRLADMDRAPAGAFRSVRLDPVTADRLEAKARACGMTLSAFLAEFADLGLRTERASGPKKD, encoded by the coding sequence ATGAGAGCGCACGAGTTCCAGCGTATCGGCGAGGTCCTGCGGGACCATTCCGGGGCCGTGCTCGGAGAAAACACCATGGCCGCGGTGGCCGTGAAGCTCGGCCCCGTGCTCACGGAATTCGACTTTCCATCGATGACCCATCTGACCATGGCTCTGTCCCAACCGGACAGCGGGCGTCTGCGCCAGCGCGTGGCCGAGGCCGTCGCCGTCCCGGAATCCTATTTCTTCAGAAACAAGGATTGCTTCGCCTATATCGGCGACGTGATGCTGCCGCAGCTCATGGAGCGGCGCGCCGGGGTGCGCCGGCTTCGCATCTGGAGCGCCGCGTGTTCGACAGGGCAGGAGCCGTATTCGCTGGCGATGCTGTTGGCCGAAAAGGGCCGGGCGCTGGACGGCTGGTCCGTGGAGATCGTCGCCACCGACTTTTCCCAGGCGGTTCTGGGCAAAGCGCAGGCCGGGCAGTATTCGCAGTTCGAGGTTCAGCGGGGCCTGCCCGTCAAGCTGCTGATCAAATACTTCGAGAAGTTCGGGCCGCTCTGGCAGGTCAAATCCGAAATTCGCGAGCGCGTCGACTTTCGCGCGCAGAATCTGCTGCACAGCTACGCGCAGCTCGGCCGTTTCGACATCATCCTGTGCCGCAACGTCCTGATCTATTTGGGCGCCGACCAGCGCACCTCCGTCTTGGGCCAGCTTGCGCGTTCGCTCGCTCCCGACGGCTATCTTGTCCTCGGGGCTGCGGAGACGACGTTGGGGGTATCGACGGAGTTCCAGCGGGTCTCGGGACAACTCGGGGGTGTCTATCGCCTTGGGGCCGGGTACGGCGCCGAGGGCGTCAAAGCGGACAGACTTGCTGACATGGATCGTGCACCGGCCGGCGCGTTCCGGAGCGTCAGGCTCGACCCTGTGACGGCCGACCGTCTGGAAGCCAAGGCGCGCGCGTGCGGCATGACCTTGTCCGCGTTCCTGGCCGAGTTCGCGGATTTGGGCTTGCGCACTGAGAGGGCTTCGGGGCCCAAGAAGGACTAG
- a CDS encoding DUF1153 domain-containing protein, translating to MTEHYRPRVRYVIGPDGSPLTVADLPPKNTRRWVIRRKAEVVAAVRGGLLSLEEACDRYTLTVDEFLSWQRSIDKHGLAGLRATRIQEYRGG from the coding sequence ATGACTGAACATTACAGGCCGCGTGTCCGATATGTAATCGGGCCGGACGGCAGTCCGCTGACTGTCGCCGACCTACCCCCGAAGAACACCCGCCGCTGGGTCATCCGGCGTAAAGCGGAAGTCGTGGCCGCCGTCCGCGGTGGCCTCTTGAGCCTCGAAGAGGCCTGCGACCGCTATACGCTGACCGTGGATGAATTCCTCAGCTGGCAGCGCTCCATCGACAAGCATGGCCTCGCCGGCCTGCGCGCGACCCGCATTCAGGAATATCGCGGCGGGTAA
- the cobF gene encoding precorrin-6A synthase (deacetylating) — MKRKVLVIGIGAGNPDHLTVQAIDALNRASVFFIPDKGAEKSDLAQLRREIIERFVTRTNYEVVGFDNPVRDSATPSYRQRVSDWHDAVEDVYKTLLAERLNDGECGAFLAWGDPGLYDSILRILEKIRARGDIELEYEVVPGITSVQALAAAHRIPMNRIGESIMITTGRKLKEGFPRVQTASS, encoded by the coding sequence ATGAAGCGAAAGGTTCTCGTCATCGGGATCGGCGCGGGGAACCCCGACCACCTGACCGTGCAGGCCATCGACGCGCTGAATCGGGCCAGCGTTTTTTTCATCCCCGACAAGGGCGCCGAGAAGAGCGACCTCGCGCAGCTGAGACGCGAGATCATCGAACGCTTCGTGACACGTACGAACTATGAGGTCGTCGGCTTCGACAACCCGGTTCGCGACAGCGCGACCCCAAGCTACCGCCAACGCGTCAGCGACTGGCATGACGCGGTGGAAGACGTCTACAAAACCTTGTTGGCGGAGAGACTGAACGACGGCGAGTGCGGCGCCTTTCTCGCTTGGGGGGACCCCGGCCTCTACGACAGCATCCTGCGCATCTTGGAGAAGATTCGAGCGCGGGGTGATATCGAGCTCGAATACGAGGTCGTTCCCGGGATCACCAGCGTCCAGGCCTTGGCCGCAGCCCATAGGATTCCCATGAACCGCATTGGCGAATCCATCATGATCACCACCGGGCGCAAACTCAAAGAAGGCTTTCCGAGGGTGCAGACAGCGTCATCGTGA
- a CDS encoding YajQ family cyclic di-GMP-binding protein: MPSFDIVSKTEMPDVDNALANMTREMTQRYDFKGSNSKIERNEGVIVIHADDDLKLKQMHELLQGHLAKRGIEPGVVDYQAVEKAAGQSVRQNVLLRQGIDKELAKRIVKEVKGSKIKVQVAIQGDELRVTGKKRDDLQEVIQFVKGLDIEQPLQFENFRD, encoded by the coding sequence ATGCCCTCATTCGATATCGTCTCCAAGACGGAGATGCCCGACGTCGACAACGCCCTCGCCAACATGACCCGCGAGATGACCCAGAGGTACGACTTCAAGGGCTCAAATTCCAAGATCGAGCGGAACGAGGGCGTCATCGTCATCCACGCGGACGACGACCTCAAGCTCAAGCAGATGCACGAACTGCTGCAGGGCCATCTCGCCAAGCGGGGGATCGAGCCGGGCGTGGTCGATTACCAGGCCGTGGAGAAGGCGGCCGGTCAGTCGGTCCGGCAGAACGTGCTACTGCGCCAAGGCATCGACAAGGAACTGGCCAAACGCATCGTCAAGGAAGTGAAGGGCTCCAAGATCAAGGTCCAGGTCGCCATTCAGGGCGACGAGCTGCGCGTCACCGGCAAGAAGCGCGACGACCTGCAGGAGGTCATCCAGTTCGTGAAGGGCCTCGATATCGAGCAGCCGCTCCAGTTCGAGAACTTCCGGGACTGA
- a CDS encoding chemotaxis protein CheW produces the protein MTSEYQADALTNGLVTVAVAGQFFGVPLPRVKHVFVPDRVSPVPLAPAEVMGLLNLRGRIVTALDLRTRLGLPLRVPGDPMVALGVEKGGEMFGLIGDKAGEAMWTAESGIEPAPANLDARWARLCAGVYRLDGGLLTVLDVDRVLDLNHCGVAA, from the coding sequence GTGACATCCGAATACCAAGCCGACGCGCTCACGAATGGATTGGTCACGGTCGCCGTTGCCGGTCAGTTTTTCGGTGTGCCGCTGCCGCGGGTCAAACATGTCTTTGTCCCCGACCGCGTATCGCCGGTGCCGCTGGCGCCCGCCGAGGTCATGGGACTTCTGAATTTGCGTGGCCGGATCGTCACCGCGCTGGATCTGCGCACGAGACTCGGGCTGCCCTTGCGTGTGCCCGGCGATCCCATGGTCGCGCTCGGCGTCGAAAAGGGCGGTGAGATGTTCGGACTGATCGGGGACAAGGCCGGAGAGGCGATGTGGACCGCCGAGTCCGGCATTGAGCCCGCGCCGGCGAATCTCGATGCGCGCTGGGCTCGCCTGTGTGCCGGCGTGTACCGGTTGGACGGCGGGCTCCTGACGGTGCTCGACGTGGATCGGGTTCTCGATCTCAACCACTGCGGAGTTGCTGCGTGA
- a CDS encoding response regulator — protein sequence MKHCLVVDDSAVIRKVARRILDSLSFSTSEAENGRDALDQCRTSMPDAVLLDWNMPEMDGIAFLVALRKEAGGQEPKVIFCTTENDVEHITRAISAGANEYIMKPFDREIIEEKFQEVGLL from the coding sequence ATGAAACATTGCTTGGTCGTGGATGACAGCGCCGTCATTCGCAAAGTGGCCAGACGAATCTTGGACTCGCTCAGTTTCAGTACATCCGAAGCCGAGAATGGGCGGGATGCGCTGGACCAGTGCCGCACATCGATGCCCGATGCCGTCCTGCTCGACTGGAACATGCCGGAAATGGACGGCATCGCGTTTCTGGTCGCGCTTCGCAAAGAAGCGGGCGGGCAAGAGCCAAAGGTCATTTTCTGCACGACCGAAAACGATGTGGAGCACATCACCCGGGCGATCTCGGCCGGCGCCAACGAATACATCATGAAGCCCTTCGACCGAGAGATCATCGAAGAGAAGTTTCAGGAAGTCGGATTGCTCTAG
- a CDS encoding GlsB/YeaQ/YmgE family stress response membrane protein, translating to MDLVGILVTLIIGAIAGWLAGVIVEGAGFGLLWNIIIGIAGAFIAGWLFPRLGLRLAIAGGVIGAIVSAALGAIILLVVVNLIQRLIG from the coding sequence ATGGATCTCGTCGGCATTCTCGTAACCCTGATTATCGGCGCAATCGCTGGCTGGCTGGCCGGCGTCATCGTCGAGGGCGCAGGCTTCGGCCTGTTGTGGAACATCATCATCGGTATCGCGGGCGCGTTCATCGCGGGCTGGCTGTTTCCGAGACTGGGCCTTCGGTTGGCTATCGCCGGCGGTGTTATCGGCGCAATCGTTTCGGCCGCGCTCGGTGCGATCATCCTGCTGGTCGTGGTCAATCTGATCCAGCGGCTCATCGGCTGA
- a CDS encoding glutathione S-transferase family protein, translating into MGLLVDGVWHDAWYDTKEHGGRFVRSKSQFRNWVTPDGAPGPTGQGGFKAEPDRYHLYVSYACPWAHRTLIYRALKGLDEMIDVSFVHWFMGDKGWTFQPDDAGIVGDRLFQSQYYYEVYLRADPNYSGRVTVPVLWDKETGTIVSNESSEIIRMFNSAFDNVGAKPGDYYPEELRGEIDALNSRIYDTVNNGVYRAGFATSQEAYEEAVYPLFETLDWLEQRLRTQRYLTGDRITEADWRLFTTLMRFDAIYHGHFKCNLKRLADYEALPAYARDLYQQPGVAGTLNFEHNRRHYYESHGTINPSGVVAIGPKLDFDAPHGRTRLVA; encoded by the coding sequence ATGGGTTTGCTGGTTGACGGCGTCTGGCACGACGCCTGGTACGACACGAAGGAACACGGCGGACGCTTCGTCCGCTCCAAGTCGCAATTCCGCAATTGGGTCACGCCCGACGGTGCGCCGGGTCCCACCGGTCAAGGCGGCTTCAAGGCCGAGCCGGACCGCTATCACCTTTACGTCTCTTACGCCTGCCCGTGGGCCCATCGGACGCTGATCTATCGCGCCTTAAAAGGCCTCGACGAGATGATCGACGTGTCCTTCGTCCATTGGTTCATGGGTGACAAGGGCTGGACCTTCCAGCCGGACGATGCGGGCATCGTCGGCGATCGCCTCTTCCAATCGCAGTACTATTACGAGGTCTACCTGAGGGCGGATCCCAACTACTCGGGCCGCGTCACGGTGCCCGTTCTCTGGGACAAGGAAACCGGCACGATCGTCTCGAACGAGTCCTCCGAGATCATCCGCATGTTCAACAGCGCCTTCGACAACGTCGGCGCCAAGCCGGGCGACTATTATCCGGAAGAACTGCGCGGCGAGATCGATGCCTTGAACAGCCGCATCTACGACACGGTGAACAACGGCGTATACAGAGCCGGCTTCGCCACGTCTCAGGAAGCCTACGAAGAGGCCGTCTATCCGCTGTTCGAGACCCTGGACTGGCTCGAGCAGCGCCTGCGGACGCAGCGCTACCTCACGGGAGACCGGATCACCGAAGCCGACTGGCGCTTGTTCACGACCTTGATGCGTTTCGACGCCATCTATCACGGACACTTCAAATGCAACCTGAAGCGCCTCGCCGACTACGAGGCGCTGCCGGCCTATGCGCGCGACCTCTATCAGCAACCCGGCGTGGCCGGCACGCTGAACTTCGAGCACAATCGCCGGCACTATTACGAGAGCCACGGCACCATCAATCCGTCCGGTGTCGTCGCCATCGGGCCTAAGCTCGATTTCGATGCACCACACGGCCGCACAAGGCTCGTAGCCTGA
- a CDS encoding DUF1826 domain-containing protein — protein sequence MDGQAADAVGVLREGRPGQEARSNPRQDRSEASGPAKMVDARGGTGGKGAPAVACRVVDQARAGVLDEIWSPGCAAAIWRRELPSHFQAWIDTLEPDSLPDVRIVVPSNGVHDALCALFDEQGVPASEGRATLARDAAELASTFARIMNANTVRLRLDVIGDNACRKFHVDNVAARLLCTYRGRGTQYGRVRSGGDPSVIHELPAGAVGLFRGALWPSMEETGIVHRSPPISGSGETRLLLVIDPVSDVS from the coding sequence ATGGATGGACAAGCTGCCGATGCGGTTGGCGTGCTGAGGGAAGGGCGCCCAGGACAGGAGGCGCGGTCCAATCCGCGCCAGGATCGATCCGAAGCCTCAGGTCCGGCAAAAATGGTGGACGCGCGCGGCGGCACGGGCGGCAAGGGAGCACCGGCAGTTGCGTGCCGCGTCGTCGATCAGGCCAGGGCGGGCGTCCTGGACGAGATTTGGTCTCCGGGTTGCGCCGCCGCGATCTGGCGGCGTGAGTTGCCTTCGCACTTCCAAGCCTGGATCGATACGCTTGAGCCGGACTCGCTGCCGGACGTTCGAATTGTCGTGCCCTCGAATGGTGTGCACGACGCGTTGTGCGCGCTCTTCGACGAACAGGGCGTGCCTGCCAGCGAAGGCCGAGCGACGCTTGCGCGCGATGCCGCCGAGCTTGCGAGTACTTTCGCCCGGATCATGAACGCAAACACGGTGCGGCTTCGCCTCGACGTGATCGGCGACAATGCCTGCCGCAAATTCCATGTCGACAATGTCGCCGCGCGCTTGCTTTGTACCTATCGGGGGCGCGGCACCCAATACGGGCGTGTCCGCTCGGGCGGCGATCCGAGTGTCATCCACGAACTCCCGGCAGGCGCCGTCGGTCTGTTCCGCGGAGCGCTCTGGCCCTCCATGGAAGAGACCGGCATCGTCCATCGGTCGCCGCCGATCTCCGGGTCGGGAGAGACCCGGCTCCTGCTCGTCATCGATCCGGTCTCGGACGTTTCCTGA
- the ctrA gene encoding response regulator transcription factor CtrA yields the protein MRVLLIEDDSATAQSIELMLQSEGFNVYKTDLGEEGVDLGKIYDYDIILLDLNLPDMSGYEVLKSLRVSKVATPILILSGLAGIEDKVRGLGFGADDYMTKPFHKDELVARIHAIVRRSKGHAQSVIQTGGLKVNLDTKTVDVNGQRVHLTGKEYQMLELLSLRKGTTLTKEMFLNHLYGGMDEPELKIIDVFICKLRKKLAAATGGKHYIETVWGRGYVLRNPDDETDTGEAAA from the coding sequence ATGCGGGTTCTTCTGATCGAGGACGACAGCGCCACGGCGCAGAGCATTGAACTAATGCTGCAGTCCGAAGGTTTTAACGTCTACAAGACTGATCTCGGCGAAGAGGGTGTCGATCTCGGCAAGATTTACGACTACGACATCATTCTTCTCGACTTGAACTTGCCAGATATGAGCGGCTACGAGGTCCTGAAGTCCTTGCGGGTCAGCAAGGTAGCGACCCCGATCCTTATCCTTTCGGGCCTCGCAGGCATTGAGGATAAGGTTCGTGGCCTCGGCTTCGGCGCCGACGACTACATGACCAAGCCCTTCCACAAGGATGAGCTGGTGGCGCGGATCCACGCCATCGTGCGCCGCTCCAAGGGCCATGCGCAGTCGGTTATCCAAACCGGCGGCCTCAAGGTTAACCTCGACACTAAAACAGTCGACGTTAACGGCCAGCGGGTCCATCTGACCGGCAAAGAATACCAGATGCTCGAACTGCTCTCCCTCAGGAAGGGCACGACGCTGACCAAGGAGATGTTCCTGAACCATCTCTACGGCGGCATGGACGAGCCGGAACTCAAGATCATCGACGTCTTCATCTGCAAGCTGCGCAAAAAGCTCGCGGCGGCGACAGGCGGAAAGCATTACATCGAGACGGTCTGGGGCCGCGGCTACGTGCTGCGCAACCCCGACGACGAGACGGACACCGGCGAAGCCGCCGCGTAA
- a CDS encoding flagellar export protein FliJ — translation MKSRDGVIRLKRFEVDEKRRKVADIESMIAEFNDMAVDLDRQIAVEQERAGVSDVNHYAYPTFAKAAMQRRDNLAVSVAGLEAKLSAAKGELEEAEEELRKIEALQGRETDRGREVEPETGFGMIGVARAAG, via the coding sequence ATGAAGTCACGCGACGGAGTCATTCGTTTGAAGCGCTTCGAGGTCGACGAGAAGCGCCGCAAGGTGGCCGACATCGAGTCCATGATCGCCGAATTCAACGATATGGCGGTGGATCTCGACCGGCAGATCGCCGTCGAGCAAGAGCGCGCCGGCGTTTCGGACGTCAATCATTACGCCTATCCGACCTTTGCGAAGGCGGCCATGCAGCGCCGGGACAATCTGGCGGTGTCGGTGGCCGGCCTCGAGGCCAAGCTCAGCGCGGCCAAAGGGGAACTCGAAGAGGCCGAAGAAGAGCTTCGGAAGATCGAGGCCCTGCAAGGGCGCGAGACCGATCGTGGGCGCGAGGTCGAGCCGGAAACCGGCTTCGGCATGATCGGCGTGGCCCGCGCTGCGGGCTGA
- the mnmA gene encoding tRNA 2-thiouridine(34) synthase MnmA: MVNSLHLPGRPSETRVVVAMSGGVDSSVVAGLLKREGYDVVGITLQLYDHGEAVAKKGACCAGQDIKDARRVAAALDIPHYVLDYEREFEKAVMGAFADSYLSGETPVPCVSCNQTVKFRDLLETARGLGADALATGHYIKSFPGEKAWELHRAADKDRDQSYFLFNTTPEQLAFLRFPLGGLPKDETRALAREFGLDVADKSDSQDICFVPSGRYTQVIERLRPGAAEAGNIVHVDGRVLGRHTGIINYTIGQRRGLGIAAAEPLYVVKLDASRHEVVVGPREALLARSVELRDVNWLGDEPFETAVAGGLEVLARIRSTGPLQAATVVSENGSVFVELADGEEGVSPGQACVFYAADGGGERLLGGGWIKSAAGAFMTKDAIPAQAAPLPAEAFLVQSR; this comes from the coding sequence ATGGTTAACAGTTTGCATCTTCCAGGGCGTCCGTCCGAGACGCGGGTGGTCGTCGCCATGTCGGGCGGCGTCGACTCGTCGGTCGTGGCCGGCCTGTTGAAGCGCGAGGGGTACGACGTCGTCGGCATCACCTTGCAGCTGTATGACCATGGCGAGGCCGTAGCCAAGAAGGGTGCCTGCTGCGCCGGCCAGGACATCAAGGACGCCCGCCGCGTGGCGGCTGCGCTCGATATTCCGCATTACGTGCTCGACTACGAGCGGGAGTTCGAGAAGGCGGTCATGGGCGCCTTCGCCGACAGCTATCTGTCCGGCGAGACCCCGGTCCCGTGCGTTTCCTGCAATCAGACGGTCAAGTTCCGGGATCTGCTCGAGACGGCGCGTGGGCTGGGCGCCGACGCGCTTGCCACGGGCCATTACATCAAGAGCTTCCCGGGCGAGAAGGCCTGGGAGCTGCACCGCGCCGCCGACAAGGATCGCGATCAGAGCTATTTCCTGTTCAACACCACGCCGGAGCAGCTCGCCTTCCTGCGCTTTCCCCTAGGCGGTCTGCCGAAGGATGAGACACGGGCGCTCGCGCGCGAGTTCGGCCTCGACGTCGCCGACAAGTCCGACAGCCAGGACATTTGCTTCGTGCCGTCCGGCCGCTACACCCAGGTGATCGAACGGCTTCGGCCGGGCGCGGCCGAGGCCGGCAATATCGTCCATGTGGACGGGCGGGTGCTGGGCCGGCACACGGGCATCATCAATTATACGATCGGCCAGCGCCGCGGCCTTGGGATTGCCGCAGCCGAGCCGCTTTATGTGGTCAAGCTGGATGCCTCGCGTCACGAGGTGGTGGTGGGGCCGCGGGAAGCGCTGCTGGCGCGGAGCGTGGAACTGCGCGATGTTAATTGGCTGGGCGATGAGCCCTTCGAGACGGCGGTTGCCGGCGGCCTCGAGGTTCTGGCGCGGATCCGCTCCACGGGCCCGCTGCAGGCGGCGACGGTCGTGTCGGAAAACGGGTCCGTGTTCGTGGAGCTCGCGGACGGCGAGGAGGGCGTGTCGCCCGGACAGGCTTGTGTGTTTTACGCCGCCGATGGCGGCGGTGAGCGGCTTCTTGGCGGCGGCTGGATCAAGTCCGCCGCGGGAGCTTTTATGACCAAGGATGCAATCCCGGCTCAGGCGGCGCCGCTGCCGGCCGAGGCGTTTTTGGTACAATCGCGTTAG
- a CDS encoding chemotaxis response regulator protein-glutamate methylesterase, translating to MIVDDSGVLRGVVARWIESEADLEVVGRHANGKQAIDAAAHCAPDVIILDIDMPVMDGLEALPLLKRACPDARVLMISTQTRRNAEISLKALELGAVDFLAKPEAQRDIVGLPEFHGELLRKVRGLVRWRSRFTGHPREGGPAQQFARHAYSSRPPEAIVIGSSTGGPEALSRLLKALAPSLGRTPVLVAQHMPPLFTAALAERLGRVSGIEATEARDGQEIVGGRIYVAPGDGHMTIAQGAPPRIAVGQGPAVNFHRPSVNLLFESAARVFATRTLGIVLTGMGTDGATGAKQIADAGGSVIAQDFGTSIVWGMPSAAAKSGACAAILPLDEIARAVGQLIAGQQPRGQA from the coding sequence ATGATCGTGGATGACTCGGGCGTCCTTCGCGGCGTTGTCGCGCGATGGATTGAATCCGAAGCGGACTTGGAGGTTGTCGGCCGCCACGCTAACGGGAAGCAGGCCATAGACGCCGCGGCGCACTGTGCGCCCGACGTGATCATCCTCGATATCGACATGCCGGTGATGGATGGGTTGGAAGCGTTGCCGCTTCTCAAACGAGCCTGCCCGGACGCCCGTGTGCTGATGATTTCGACGCAGACCCGGCGCAATGCCGAAATCAGCCTCAAAGCGCTCGAGCTGGGGGCGGTGGACTTCCTGGCGAAGCCCGAGGCGCAGCGAGACATCGTCGGTCTACCCGAGTTCCACGGAGAGCTGCTGCGTAAGGTCAGAGGCCTCGTGCGATGGCGGTCGCGGTTCACAGGCCATCCACGGGAGGGTGGCCCGGCGCAGCAGTTCGCGCGGCATGCCTACTCATCGCGGCCGCCGGAAGCCATCGTGATCGGCAGTTCCACCGGCGGGCCGGAGGCGCTCAGCCGCCTGTTGAAGGCTCTGGCGCCGTCGCTTGGTCGAACCCCCGTGCTGGTTGCTCAGCACATGCCGCCGCTGTTCACCGCCGCGCTGGCCGAACGGCTCGGCCGGGTCTCAGGCATCGAGGCCACAGAAGCGCGCGACGGTCAGGAGATTGTCGGTGGGCGCATCTATGTGGCGCCTGGCGATGGGCACATGACGATCGCGCAGGGCGCGCCGCCACGGATTGCTGTCGGGCAGGGACCTGCGGTCAATTTCCACCGTCCCTCGGTGAACCTCCTGTTCGAGAGTGCGGCCCGGGTCTTCGCCACCCGAACGCTTGGCATCGTGCTCACCGGGATGGGAACGGACGGCGCAACGGGCGCCAAGCAGATTGCCGATGCGGGCGGCAGCGTGATCGCGCAGGATTTCGGCACGAGTATTGTTTGGGGCATGCCGAGCGCAGCGGCCAAGTCCGGCGCCTGCGCGGCGATCCTTCCTCTGGACGAAATCGCCAGGGCGGTGGGGCAACTGATCGCGGGACAGCAGCCGCGAGGTCAGGCATGA